The DNA segment GAGTTGCCTTTCGCCAACGCGAAGGCTCTCTCAGCCGATCGGTCGCAGAGCTTGCCGAGCGTTTAATGAATGTTCTCGTTCGAGTTGAAGCGGTGATTGATTTTTCCGAGGATATCGGCGAGCTAGATTATGAGCAAACGACGGCGGAAGTCGAAATTATCAACGAATCTGTCGAAAAGTTATTAGCGACCGCTGATCAGGGACGAATTATTAGGGAAGGGCTTAAAATCGCGATTATCGGCAAACCCAATGTCGGCAAATCCAGTCTTCTTAATTCCCTTCTCGGCTACGAACGAGCCATCGTTACCCCCGTCCCTGGCACAACGCGTGATGTGGTTGAGGATACGATTAGTTTAGGGGGTGTGCCGGTTATTTTAGCGGATACCGCTGGAGTTCGGGAAACGGATGATGTCGTTGAATCGGTTGGCGTCAAGCGCACACAAAAGTCATTAGCGGAAGCTGATTTGGCGCTATTTATATTCGCTGCCCCCGATGGTTTGACCGATGAAGATCGGCAAGTATGGCAGGAATTGAATGGTAAACCGGTGATTCCCATAATAAATAAGGCAGACACAATTTCTACTTTAGAATGTAATGTTCTTCAGGAATCTGCGATATCTTTTATTGGGGAATCCTTGGCAATTTCAGCAATGACGGGTGAAGGGATCGAAGATCTTCGTCAGACGATAATTGAACGAACAATCGGTTCAGGACTTGCTTTAGAGAGTGTTTCGGTTACCAATACTCGCCATCAAGAGGCGTTGAGGCAGACTAAAGCGAGTCTTGACCTAGCCAGGAATAGCCTTCAAGCCAATATGACCCCCGATTTTGTAAGCATCGACTTAAGAGGCGCCCTCGGCTCCCTCGGCCTAATCAGCGGCGAGACTGTCACCGAAGACCTGATCGAACGCATATTTAGAGATTTTTGTATCGGGAAGTGAAGGTGGTATATCGGCCAAACAGACTGGTACAATTGCTTTGTACTTCTTAAGAGTGGAGAACATAATGCGACTTCTATTTGCATTTCTTGTTTTGATAGTAGCAACTAATCTGGTTTTCTCACAGGAATCGTTCATCAAAGCGGGCGACGTCATAAACGTTAGTGTTGATGGCGAAACGCTGATGTCGAGGCAATACCGAGTTGATCAGAATGGCATGGCAATTATTGAACTCGTTGGCGCGGTAAAACTCGGGGGATTATCAACTGATGCTGCCGCGAAATTGATTGCCGATAAGATTAAAAGCCGCCAAATCCTTAAAGATCCACAGGTTATGGTGAAGCTGGTTCCCAATCAAGTTTTCGTCTCAGGATCGGTAAGCAACCCGGGTTCCATTGCGATTACACCGAACCTCAAGCTTTCAGATGTGCTCAAAACGGCTTCACCAACAGAGACTGCCGATTTAACCTCGGTTCGTGTCACTCATTCGGATGGTCAGCAGTTGACTATCGATTTTGAGAAATTAAGTACAACTCCTGAAAATGATATTGTGCTCCAACCAGGAGACCAAGTTTTTGTCTTTCAACGCGCCGTCAATCAAGGGATTATGGTTTTAGGGCAAGTCAAAGCGCCGCAAACGATCCCGTTTGAACCCGGTTTAACCATCAACGGAGCTATCTCCAAAGCAGGCGGCGTTCTTCAAGAAGCCGATCTTTCTCAGGTAAAGCTTACTAGAGCATCAGGCGGACCGGCAAATATCATCGACCTATCGAAGTCAGGGACGGACACCCCTCTTTCTCCAGGCGATCAGATATTGGTGCCTCAAAAAACGAGCAATGTTTATGTGCTGGTACGCGGGGCGGTCAAACGGTCAGGACTTGTTGCATATCATGAAGGCTTAACTCTTCGCGAAGCGCTTGAGGCAGCCGATCTCTTGGAGGATGCGCAACTCAACAAAGTCACCATTGAACGCCGCATCGACGGTAAGATTCAAAAGATTAAAGTCAACTATACTGAAATTCTACGCGGCGTGCGTACTGATGAAGTATTGCA comes from the bacterium genome and includes:
- the mnmE gene encoding tRNA uridine-5-carboxymethylaminomethyl(34) synthesis GTPase MnmE is translated as MKTLDDTITAIATAPGEAGVGIVRVSGPLAFTIAEQVFDCHTIGALETHHIYYGRIVDPTNREALDDALLLTFRSPHSYTGQDVIEFSCHGGSVTLKRVLALCLRQGARMAEAGEFTERAFLNGRLDLAQAEAVADIIKAQTDAQHRVAFRQREGSLSRSVAELAERLMNVLVRVEAVIDFSEDIGELDYEQTTAEVEIINESVEKLLATADQGRIIREGLKIAIIGKPNVGKSSLLNSLLGYERAIVTPVPGTTRDVVEDTISLGGVPVILADTAGVRETDDVVESVGVKRTQKSLAEADLALFIFAAPDGLTDEDRQVWQELNGKPVIPIINKADTISTLECNVLQESAISFIGESLAISAMTGEGIEDLRQTIIERTIGSGLALESVSVTNTRHQEALRQTKASLDLARNSLQANMTPDFVSIDLRGALGSLGLISGETVTEDLIERIFRDFCIGK
- a CDS encoding SLBB domain-containing protein; the encoded protein is MRLLFAFLVLIVATNLVFSQESFIKAGDVINVSVDGETLMSRQYRVDQNGMAIIELVGAVKLGGLSTDAAAKLIADKIKSRQILKDPQVMVKLVPNQVFVSGSVSNPGSIAITPNLKLSDVLKTASPTETADLTSVRVTHSDGQQLTIDFEKLSTTPENDIVLQPGDQVFVFQRAVNQGIMVLGQVKAPQTIPFEPGLTINGAISKAGGVLQEADLSQVKLTRASGGPANIIDLSKSGTDTPLSPGDQILVPQKTSNVYVLVRGAVKRSGLVAYHEGLTLREALEAADLLEDAQLNKVTIERRIDGKIQKIKVNYTEILRGVRTDEVLQPGDVLDVPNPPRSQGTSNILQAASLVVGIIFFFLK